One part of the [Synechococcus] sp. NIES-970 genome encodes these proteins:
- the rpoC2 gene encoding DNA-directed RNA polymerase, beta' subunit, with the protein MTKEKPAVFYNRIIDKGRLKKLMSWAYTSFGSAHCATMADELKTLGFRYATQAGVSISVDDLQVPPIKRQMLESAEQEIKTTEARYSRGEITEVERFQKVIDTWNSTSEALKDEVVKNFRETDPLNSVYMMAFSGARGNLSQVRQLVGMRGLMADPQGEIIDLPIKTNFREGLTVTEYIISSYGARKGLVDTALRTADSGYLTRRLVDVSQDVIVREEDCGTARGLTLRAMHDGEREQISLEDRLFGRILNADVIDPKTGEVIAQRNQDIDLDLAKKIADTVDEVEVRSPLTCEAARSVCRKCYGWSLAHGHMVDMGEAVGIIAAQSIGEPGTQLTMRTFHTGGVFTKEAARTIKASKAGVIQFKDGLSTRRFRTSHGDEVEQVEVAGTLVIKPSDNGKMISHALSPGSMIWVFEGQAVKKGELLVEVGAGQKTQKSTERASKDVSSDLAGEILFDQNLVAEEKTDRQGNTTRSAQRSGLMWVLAGDVYNLPAGAEPVVENGTHVEVGDILAETKLVSLSGGVVRLVPNSREIEIVTASVLLDEAKVLHETGGGSEQYIIETSKGDQFLLKTAPGTKVQNNANIAELIDDRYRTKTGGIIKYAGVEVAKGTKKQGYEVIKGGTLLWIPEESHEVNKDSSLRIVEDGQYVEAGTEVVKDIFSQSAGVAEVVEKNDILREVIIKPGELHLTEEAIADKYHEQLIQPGEEILPGVTIDKLSYGEKVISTEGVALLVRPVEEFQVDETPVEPSQGSINEQGAGRNIQLHSVQRLFFKDGERVKSVDGVSLLSTQLVIEIGAIEGEDEDVLSNLYADIELQDDPTDDEVKRLQLVILESLILRRDSDNDPFGGQIHTRLMVEDNQEIPPGAVVARTEIQCKEPGEVRGIPSGQEAIRRLLIVRDGDRQTLEIQGEAKVKENDLIVAGTEIAEGVVVEDSAQVLKVSDTEVVLRHARPYRVSSGAVLHIDEGDLVQRGDNLVLLVFERAKTGDIIQGLPRIEELLEARKPKEAAVLARRPGVCQVEYANDETVDVKVIEDDGVITEYPIGMNQSVMVVDGQRVGAAERLTDGLNNPHEILEIFFEYYAESKGMYEAALIGLRESQRFLVEEVQRVYQSQGVDISDKHIEVIVRQMTAKVRIDDGGDTTMLPGELIELRQVEQVNEAMSITGAAPARYTPVLLGITKASLNTDSFISAASFQETTRVLTEAAIEGKSDWLRGLKENVIIGRLIPAGTGFASQNDFVDEGTGRSPNGYSNVVASDNGAGLSSRSYDDLDGSEILDDQTARAFTEGKANHTDIISGDELISDATPIPSDAAGQAAVIDDDAMIDDNWLKE; encoded by the coding sequence ATGACCAAGGAAAAACCCGCCGTTTTTTATAACCGTATCATTGATAAAGGTCGCCTCAAAAAGCTCATGTCTTGGGCCTACACAAGCTTTGGTTCAGCCCATTGCGCTACTATGGCGGACGAACTCAAGACTCTCGGCTTCCGGTATGCTACCCAGGCGGGGGTGTCCATTAGTGTGGATGACCTCCAAGTACCCCCCATCAAACGGCAGATGCTCGAGAGCGCCGAACAGGAAATTAAAACCACAGAAGCGCGCTATTCTCGCGGTGAAATCACTGAGGTTGAGCGTTTTCAGAAAGTTATTGATACCTGGAATAGTACCTCCGAAGCCCTCAAGGATGAAGTCGTTAAAAACTTCCGGGAAACAGACCCCCTCAACTCCGTTTATATGATGGCTTTCAGTGGTGCGCGGGGGAACCTGTCCCAGGTGCGTCAGTTGGTAGGGATGCGGGGTTTGATGGCAGATCCCCAAGGGGAAATTATTGACTTGCCTATCAAAACCAACTTCCGAGAAGGCCTGACGGTAACTGAGTACATCATTTCCTCCTATGGTGCTCGTAAAGGTCTGGTCGATACTGCACTGCGCACGGCAGACTCTGGTTACCTCACCCGCCGTCTGGTAGATGTGTCCCAGGATGTCATCGTACGCGAAGAAGATTGTGGCACAGCTCGGGGTCTGACTCTGCGGGCGATGCATGATGGTGAACGGGAGCAAATTTCCCTAGAAGATCGCCTCTTTGGGCGCATTCTCAATGCCGATGTTATCGATCCGAAAACCGGAGAAGTGATTGCCCAACGCAATCAAGACATCGACTTAGATCTAGCGAAGAAAATCGCGGACACCGTAGATGAAGTAGAAGTGCGATCGCCCCTGACCTGTGAAGCCGCTCGCTCCGTTTGCCGTAAATGTTATGGCTGGAGTCTGGCCCATGGGCACATGGTTGACATGGGCGAAGCCGTAGGGATTATTGCAGCCCAATCCATTGGAGAGCCTGGAACCCAGCTTACCATGCGGACTTTCCACACCGGGGGGGTATTCACTAAGGAAGCAGCGCGGACGATTAAAGCCTCTAAAGCCGGTGTTATCCAGTTCAAAGATGGCCTCAGTACCCGCCGTTTCCGGACAAGCCATGGGGACGAAGTTGAGCAGGTAGAAGTCGCCGGGACTCTCGTGATCAAACCCAGTGATAACGGCAAAATGATTAGTCATGCCCTTTCGCCGGGTTCAATGATCTGGGTCTTCGAAGGCCAAGCCGTGAAAAAAGGAGAGCTCCTGGTCGAAGTGGGGGCTGGTCAAAAGACACAAAAGTCCACCGAGCGAGCTTCCAAGGACGTTTCTTCTGATTTAGCCGGAGAAATTCTCTTTGATCAAAATTTGGTCGCTGAGGAAAAAACTGATCGCCAAGGGAATACCACCCGTTCTGCCCAAAGAAGCGGTTTGATGTGGGTTCTAGCTGGGGACGTCTATAACTTACCTGCCGGGGCAGAACCTGTTGTTGAAAACGGGACCCATGTAGAAGTAGGTGATATTCTGGCGGAGACAAAGTTGGTCTCCCTTTCCGGTGGGGTTGTGCGCCTTGTGCCCAATAGCCGGGAAATTGAAATTGTGACCGCCTCTGTCCTGCTCGATGAAGCCAAGGTGCTCCACGAAACAGGTGGCGGCTCAGAGCAATATATTATTGAAACGTCTAAAGGAGATCAGTTCCTCCTGAAGACCGCCCCGGGCACAAAAGTACAAAATAACGCCAACATTGCTGAATTAATTGATGATCGCTACCGGACGAAAACAGGCGGGATTATCAAGTATGCGGGTGTTGAAGTGGCCAAGGGCACTAAAAAGCAAGGCTACGAAGTCATCAAAGGCGGTACTTTGCTATGGATCCCCGAAGAAAGTCATGAGGTAAACAAAGATAGCTCTCTCCGCATTGTCGAAGACGGCCAGTATGTCGAGGCGGGCACAGAAGTTGTCAAAGATATCTTCTCCCAATCTGCTGGGGTTGCAGAGGTTGTTGAGAAAAACGACATCCTGCGGGAAGTGATCATCAAACCCGGTGAATTGCACCTCACCGAAGAGGCGATCGCCGACAAATACCATGAGCAATTGATTCAACCTGGCGAAGAAATTCTCCCTGGTGTCACCATCGACAAACTCAGCTATGGCGAAAAAGTGATCAGCACCGAAGGGGTTGCCCTTCTCGTTCGGCCAGTCGAAGAATTTCAGGTGGATGAAACCCCGGTTGAACCTTCCCAAGGTTCGATCAATGAGCAGGGAGCTGGCCGCAATATTCAGCTCCATTCTGTCCAGCGCCTATTTTTTAAAGACGGCGAACGGGTAAAATCCGTCGACGGAGTCTCCCTCCTCAGCACCCAACTGGTGATTGAAATTGGTGCCATTGAAGGGGAAGATGAAGATGTCCTCTCCAATCTTTATGCGGATATCGAGCTGCAAGATGACCCCACTGACGATGAGGTGAAACGCCTCCAGTTAGTGATTCTTGAGTCTTTGATCCTCCGTCGAGATTCCGACAACGATCCCTTTGGGGGACAAATCCATACCCGCTTGATGGTAGAAGATAACCAAGAAATCCCCCCGGGAGCCGTAGTCGCTCGCACCGAAATTCAATGTAAGGAACCCGGTGAAGTCCGGGGGATCCCTTCGGGTCAAGAAGCAATTCGTCGCCTACTCATCGTGCGGGATGGCGATCGCCAAACCCTCGAAATCCAAGGCGAAGCAAAGGTCAAAGAAAATGACCTCATTGTTGCTGGCACAGAGATTGCCGAAGGTGTTGTCGTTGAAGACTCCGCCCAGGTCCTAAAAGTTAGCGACACCGAAGTTGTTCTCCGCCATGCCCGTCCCTACCGCGTCTCTAGTGGTGCTGTTCTTCACATTGATGAAGGAGACCTGGTTCAGCGGGGAGATAATCTTGTGCTCTTGGTCTTCGAACGGGCAAAAACCGGGGATATCATCCAGGGTCTACCCCGAATTGAGGAACTTCTCGAAGCCCGTAAACCAAAAGAAGCCGCTGTTTTGGCTCGTCGCCCTGGGGTCTGCCAAGTGGAATACGCCAACGATGAAACCGTAGATGTAAAGGTCATTGAAGATGATGGCGTGATCACCGAATATCCCATCGGGATGAACCAGAGTGTGATGGTGGTTGATGGTCAGCGAGTCGGTGCAGCAGAAAGATTGACGGACGGCCTCAATAACCCCCACGAAATCTTGGAAATCTTCTTTGAGTACTACGCTGAAAGTAAAGGCATGTACGAAGCTGCCCTCATCGGTTTGCGTGAATCCCAGCGGTTCCTTGTCGAAGAAGTACAACGGGTATACCAATCCCAAGGGGTTGATATTTCTGACAAACACATCGAAGTGATTGTGCGTCAGATGACGGCAAAAGTCCGCATTGATGATGGTGGTGATACCACCATGCTGCCGGGTGAATTGATCGAACTGCGTCAGGTGGAACAGGTCAATGAAGCGATGTCTATTACCGGTGCGGCCCCAGCCCGTTACACTCCTGTTCTACTCGGGATCACCAAGGCTTCCTTGAATACCGATAGTTTCATTTCTGCAGCGTCCTTCCAGGAGACGACCCGGGTGCTCACCGAAGCCGCGATTGAAGGGAAATCTGACTGGTTGCGTGGTCTGAAGGAAAACGTGATTATTGGTCGCTTGATTCCGGCGGGGACAGGTTTTGCCAGCCAAAATGACTTCGTGGATGAAGGTACAGGGCGATCGCCGAATGGCTATAGCAATGTAGTTGCCAGTGACAATGGCGCAGGTCTATCGAGCCGTTCCTACGA
- the rpoC1 gene encoding DNA-directed RNA polymerase, gamma subunit → MKSQQEQHFDYVKIGIASPERVRQWGERTLPNGQTVGEVTKPETINYRTLKPEMDGLFCERIFGPAKDWECHCGKYKRVRHRGIVCERCGVEVTESRVRRHRMGYIKLAAAVTHVWYLKGIPSYLSILLDMALRDVEQIVYFNAYVVLDPGNATNLSYKQLLTEDQWLEIEEQLYSEDSQLEDVEVGIGAEAIERLLQELALEEIAEELREGIANSKGQKRAKLIKRLRVIDNFIATGARPEWMVLNSIPVIPPDLRPMVQLDGGRFATSDLNDLYRRVINRNNRLARLQEILAPEIIVRNEKRMLQEAVDALIDNGRRGRTVVGANNRPLKSLSDIIEGKQGRFRQNLLGKRVDYSGRSVIVVGPNLKIYQCGLPREMAIELFQPFVIQRLIKSTIVSNIKAAKKLIQRGDESVWDVLAEVITGHPVMLNRAPTLHRLGIQAFEPILVEGRAIQLHPLVCPAFNADFDGDQMAVHVPLSLEAQAEARLLMLACHNILSPATGKPIVAPSQDMVLGCYYLTAENPGAQRGAGRYFSSMDDALRAYEQGDVDLHAYVWLRYLGDVETHEADDKVLESQTLEDGSVLKVYRERKVRETADGAMISQFIRTTPGRIIYNKTIQNALDLTERVLPEGLPV, encoded by the coding sequence ATGAAAAGTCAACAAGAACAGCATTTTGATTACGTCAAAATTGGTATCGCTTCCCCGGAACGGGTCCGCCAGTGGGGGGAGCGCACTTTGCCAAATGGCCAAACCGTTGGGGAAGTCACAAAACCAGAAACCATCAACTATCGAACTTTAAAGCCAGAAATGGATGGTTTATTTTGTGAACGAATTTTTGGTCCGGCAAAGGACTGGGAATGTCACTGCGGCAAATATAAGCGCGTACGCCACCGTGGGATTGTTTGCGAACGCTGTGGGGTAGAGGTTACAGAATCTCGCGTCCGTCGCCACCGCATGGGCTATATCAAACTAGCGGCAGCCGTTACCCATGTGTGGTATCTGAAAGGGATTCCGAGCTATCTCAGCATTTTGTTGGATATGGCATTGCGCGATGTGGAGCAAATTGTTTACTTCAACGCCTATGTTGTTCTCGACCCCGGTAACGCCACAAACCTCAGCTATAAGCAATTGCTGACGGAAGATCAGTGGCTAGAAATTGAAGAGCAACTTTATAGCGAAGATTCTCAGCTGGAAGATGTAGAAGTCGGGATTGGTGCTGAGGCGATCGAGCGGTTATTACAGGAACTTGCCCTTGAAGAAATTGCGGAAGAACTCAGAGAAGGCATTGCAAACTCCAAGGGACAAAAACGCGCTAAATTGATCAAGCGTCTGCGGGTAATTGATAACTTCATTGCCACTGGTGCTCGCCCTGAGTGGATGGTGTTGAACAGTATTCCCGTCATTCCACCTGATTTGCGCCCAATGGTACAACTCGATGGTGGACGTTTTGCGACGTCTGATTTGAATGATTTGTACCGCCGGGTAATTAACCGGAATAACCGTCTCGCCCGTCTACAGGAAATTCTTGCCCCTGAAATCATTGTCCGTAACGAAAAACGGATGTTGCAAGAGGCGGTTGATGCCCTGATTGATAATGGCCGTCGTGGTCGGACGGTGGTGGGTGCGAATAATCGTCCCCTCAAGTCTCTGTCGGACATTATTGAAGGGAAGCAGGGTCGTTTTCGTCAAAACCTTCTGGGTAAACGGGTTGACTATTCGGGTCGTTCGGTCATTGTTGTTGGCCCAAACCTCAAAATTTATCAATGTGGTCTGCCCCGGGAAATGGCGATCGAGCTGTTCCAGCCTTTTGTGATTCAACGCTTGATTAAGAGCACGATTGTCAGCAATATCAAGGCGGCGAAGAAGCTGATTCAACGGGGAGATGAAAGTGTTTGGGATGTTTTGGCGGAGGTTATCACCGGACACCCTGTGATGCTGAACCGGGCACCAACCCTCCACCGTCTGGGGATTCAGGCTTTTGAGCCGATTTTGGTGGAAGGTCGCGCGATCCAACTCCATCCCCTTGTCTGTCCTGCTTTTAACGCGGACTTTGACGGTGACCAAATGGCCGTCCATGTGCCGCTGTCCTTGGAAGCTCAAGCAGAGGCACGTCTACTTATGTTGGCTTGCCATAATATTCTGTCTCCGGCAACGGGTAAACCGATTGTGGCACCATCCCAGGACATGGTTTTGGGTTGTTATTATCTGACGGCAGAAAACCCTGGGGCACAACGGGGTGCGGGACGCTACTTTAGCAGTATGGATGATGCGTTGCGTGCCTATGAGCAGGGGGATGTGGATTTGCATGCCTATGTCTGGCTCCGTTATTTGGGTGATGTTGAAACCCATGAGGCTGATGATAAGGTGCTTGAGTCCCAAACTTTAGAGGATGGTTCTGTGCTAAAGGTTTACCGTGAGCGTAAGGTACGGGAAACAGCGGATGGAGCAATGATTAGTCAATTTATCCGCACCACCCCAGGCCGAATTATCTATAACAAGACGATTCAGAATGCTCTGGATCTGACGGAGCGGGTGCTACCGGAGGGACTACCTGTTTAA
- the rpoB gene encoding DNA-directed RNA polymerase, beta subunit: MTHITQSLLPDLIDIQRSSFRWFLEKGLIEELNSFSPITDYTGKLELHFIGEKYRLKEPKYSMSEAKSRDSTYGVQMFVPTRLINKETGEIKEQEVFIGDLPLMTDRGTFIINGAERVIVNQIVRSPGVYYKSEVDKHGRRTYSASLIPNRGAWLKFETDKNSIVWVRIDKTRKLSAQVLLKAMGLSDSEILDALRHADFYQKTLEKEGNPSEEEALLELYRKLRPGEPPTVTGGQQLLESRFFDNKRYDLGKVGRYKINKKLRLNIPDTVRVLTPTDILSAIDYLINLEFDTGNIDDIDHLGNRRVRSVGELLQNQVRVGLNRLERIIRERMTVSEAEALTPASLVNPKPLVAAIKEFFGSSQLSQFMDQTNPLAELTHKRRLSALGPGGLTRERAGFAVRDIHPTQYGRICPVETPEGPNAGLIGSLATYARVNEYGFIETPYYKVENGKILFDQGSVYLTAGEEDDLRVAPGDVPRDEDGNILGETVPVRYRREFSTTTPEQVDYVAVSPLQIVSVATSLIPFLEHDDANRALMGSNMQRQAVPLLRPERPLVGTGLEAQAARDSGMVIVSRCDGVVTFVDATVIRVQPTGEGTEDAAEIVYPLQKYQRSNQDTCLNQRPLVDIGEDVVAGQVLADGSATEGGEIALGQNVTVAYMPWEGYNYEDAILISERLVYDDVYTSIHIEKFEIEARQTKLGPEEITREIPNVGEDALRNLDEQGIIRIGAWVESGDILVGKVTPKGESDQPPEEKLLRAIFGEKARDVRDNSLRVPNGEKGRVVDVRVFTREQGDELPPGANMVVRVYVAQKRKIQVGDKMAGRHGNKGIISRILPIEDMPYLPDGSPVDIVLNPLGVPSRMNVGQVFECLLGWAGEHLNARFKMMPFDEMHGAEASRETVHGKIREAAHKPGKEWVFNEAEPGKIQVYDGRTGEPFDRAVTVGKAYMLKLVHLVDDKIHARSTGPYSLVTQQPLGGKAQQGGQRFGEMEVWALEAYGAAYTLQELLTVKSDDMQGRNEALNAIVKGKPIPRPGTPESFKVLMRELQSLGLDIAVHKVEAADDGTSRDVEVDLMMDNQRRAPNRPTYESVTDEEQEDLVEEAAD, encoded by the coding sequence ATGACTCATATCACCCAAAGCCTGCTTCCCGATCTGATTGATATTCAACGGTCAAGCTTTCGCTGGTTCCTTGAAAAAGGGTTAATTGAGGAGCTCAACAGTTTCTCACCCATCACCGACTATACCGGAAAGTTAGAGCTGCACTTTATTGGGGAAAAATATCGCCTCAAAGAACCCAAGTACAGCATGAGTGAGGCGAAAAGTCGGGATAGCACCTACGGTGTTCAGATGTTTGTACCCACCAGGCTCATCAACAAAGAAACTGGTGAAATCAAAGAGCAGGAAGTTTTTATTGGCGATCTGCCTCTGATGACGGATCGGGGTACTTTTATTATCAACGGCGCAGAGCGCGTAATCGTCAACCAAATTGTGCGATCGCCTGGGGTATATTACAAATCCGAAGTCGATAAGCATGGGCGGCGTACTTATTCTGCATCCTTAATTCCGAACCGGGGTGCTTGGTTAAAGTTTGAAACCGACAAAAACAGCATTGTTTGGGTCAGAATTGACAAAACCCGAAAGCTTTCAGCCCAGGTACTCCTCAAAGCCATGGGACTCTCTGATAGCGAGATTCTCGACGCCCTCCGCCATGCTGACTTTTACCAAAAAACCCTCGAAAAAGAAGGGAATCCCAGCGAAGAAGAAGCCTTGCTCGAACTCTACCGGAAGCTGCGTCCCGGTGAGCCGCCCACGGTGACCGGTGGTCAGCAACTATTAGAATCGCGCTTCTTTGACAACAAGCGCTATGACCTAGGTAAAGTTGGCCGCTATAAGATCAATAAAAAGCTCCGGCTTAATATCCCCGACACTGTTCGGGTGCTAACACCCACAGACATTCTTTCGGCGATCGACTACCTAATCAACCTCGAATTTGACACCGGGAACATCGATGACATCGATCACCTCGGTAACCGCCGTGTGCGTTCCGTTGGTGAACTACTCCAAAATCAGGTGCGAGTCGGTCTAAATCGCCTCGAGCGCATCATTCGTGAACGCATGACCGTTAGCGAAGCAGAAGCCCTCACCCCCGCCTCTTTGGTGAACCCGAAGCCCCTTGTGGCAGCGATTAAAGAATTCTTTGGTTCCTCGCAGCTCTCCCAGTTCATGGACCAAACCAACCCCCTCGCAGAGTTGACCCACAAGCGTCGCCTCTCGGCCCTTGGCCCCGGTGGTCTGACCCGCGAACGGGCAGGTTTTGCCGTGCGTGATATTCACCCGACCCAGTATGGTCGTATCTGCCCAGTCGAAACCCCAGAAGGTCCCAACGCAGGTCTAATCGGTTCTCTCGCTACCTATGCTCGGGTCAACGAATATGGTTTCATCGAAACCCCTTACTACAAAGTCGAAAACGGTAAAATTCTCTTCGACCAAGGTTCCGTTTATCTCACAGCTGGAGAAGAAGATGATTTGCGGGTTGCCCCTGGGGATGTACCCCGGGACGAAGACGGCAATATCCTTGGGGAAACTGTTCCTGTCCGTTACCGCCGAGAATTTTCTACCACAACTCCAGAACAGGTAGATTATGTAGCTGTTTCGCCCCTGCAAATCGTGTCCGTTGCGACCTCTCTGATTCCTTTCTTGGAGCATGACGACGCTAACCGTGCTCTTATGGGGTCAAACATGCAGCGGCAAGCTGTACCTCTCCTTCGTCCGGAACGTCCCCTTGTCGGTACTGGTTTAGAAGCGCAAGCTGCCCGAGACTCTGGGATGGTTATCGTTTCCCGCTGTGATGGTGTTGTAACTTTTGTTGATGCTACCGTGATTCGTGTTCAACCCACTGGGGAAGGCACAGAAGACGCCGCTGAAATTGTCTATCCATTACAAAAATATCAACGCTCTAACCAAGATACCTGCCTCAATCAGCGTCCCCTTGTAGACATTGGAGAAGACGTGGTGGCGGGGCAGGTGTTGGCCGATGGCTCTGCCACGGAAGGAGGTGAAATCGCCCTTGGTCAAAACGTTACCGTCGCTTATATGCCCTGGGAAGGCTATAACTACGAGGATGCAATCCTAATCAGCGAGCGGCTCGTTTATGACGACGTCTACACTAGTATTCACATCGAAAAATTCGAGATTGAAGCCCGCCAGACGAAACTAGGCCCTGAAGAAATTACCCGTGAGATCCCCAACGTTGGAGAAGATGCCCTCCGTAACCTCGATGAACAGGGGATTATTCGCATTGGTGCTTGGGTCGAATCTGGAGATATTCTGGTCGGGAAAGTCACCCCGAAAGGGGAATCTGACCAGCCCCCCGAAGAAAAACTTCTCCGGGCAATCTTCGGTGAGAAGGCCAGAGATGTACGGGACAATTCCCTGCGAGTTCCCAATGGTGAGAAAGGCCGAGTTGTAGATGTGCGCGTCTTTACCCGTGAACAGGGCGATGAACTGCCCCCTGGTGCAAACATGGTTGTCCGTGTTTATGTTGCCCAAAAACGGAAGATCCAAGTGGGTGACAAGATGGCAGGTCGCCACGGGAATAAAGGGATTATCTCGCGGATCTTACCGATTGAGGATATGCCCTACCTCCCCGATGGTTCCCCTGTGGATATTGTCCTCAATCCTCTAGGTGTGCCGTCCCGGATGAACGTGGGTCAGGTTTTTGAATGTCTATTGGGTTGGGCCGGGGAACACCTTAATGCCCGCTTTAAGATGATGCCCTTTGATGAGATGCACGGTGCTGAGGCCTCTCGCGAAACAGTCCATGGCAAGATTCGAGAAGCGGCCCACAAACCAGGGAAAGAGTGGGTCTTTAACGAAGCAGAACCTGGCAAAATTCAGGTCTATGATGGCCGTACCGGGGAGCCTTTTGACCGAGCTGTCACCGTCGGGAAAGCGTATATGCTGAAGTTAGTCCACTTGGTGGATGACAAGATCCATGCTCGTTCCACTGGCCCTTACTCCCTCGTGACTCAACAGCCCCTTGGTGGTAAAGCCCAGCAGGGTGGTCAGCGGTTTGGGGAAATGGAAGTTTGGGCCTTGGAAGCTTACGGGGCTGCCTACACTCTCCAGGAACTTCTGACGGTCAAATCAGATGATATGCAGGGACGGAACGAGGCTCTAAATGCGATTGTTAAGGGCAAACCGATTCCCCGTCCTGGCACACCAGAGTCTTTCAAGGTCTTGATGCGTGAGTTGCAATCCCTTGGCTTAGACATTGCTGTCCACAAGGTAGAGGCCGCTGATGATGGTACAAGTCGGGATGTGGAGGTTGATTTGATGATGGACAATCAGCGCCGCGCCCCCAATCGACCGACCTATGAATCCGTGACTGATGAGGAGCAAGAAGATTTAGTCGAGGAAGCTGCGGACTAA
- a CDS encoding putative deoxyribonuclease, giving the protein MQLVDTHVHINFDVFQEDIEAIASRWRAAGVAHLVHSCVEPREFAAIQALADRFPELRFSVGLHPLDADKWTETMATEIKAYAQSDPRIVALGEMGLDFFKANNHRHQEKVLRNQLAIAAALDLPVIIHCREAAAELRAILEEFQAAQQPIRGVMHCWSGTPEETGWFLDLGFFVSFSGVVTFKNAAQIKESARLVSDDRLLIETDCPFLAPVPKRGKRNEPAFVRHVAEYLAELRETSLETLAHQTTANACQLFNLH; this is encoded by the coding sequence ATGCAACTTGTTGATACCCATGTGCACATTAACTTCGATGTTTTCCAAGAAGACATTGAGGCGATCGCCAGTCGCTGGCGTGCCGCGGGGGTGGCCCACCTCGTACATTCTTGTGTCGAGCCCAGAGAATTTGCTGCAATCCAAGCCCTGGCAGATCGATTTCCCGAGCTGCGGTTTTCTGTCGGTCTTCATCCCTTAGATGCAGACAAGTGGACAGAAACTATGGCGACAGAAATCAAAGCCTACGCCCAGAGCGATCCTCGCATTGTCGCCCTCGGGGAAATGGGGCTAGATTTTTTTAAGGCAAATAATCACCGACATCAAGAAAAGGTGCTCAGAAATCAACTTGCGATCGCTGCGGCCCTTGATCTGCCAGTCATTATCCACTGCCGTGAAGCAGCAGCTGAACTCAGGGCTATTCTCGAAGAATTCCAGGCAGCTCAGCAACCGATCCGTGGTGTGATGCATTGCTGGAGTGGTACTCCCGAAGAGACTGGTTGGTTTTTGGACTTGGGTTTTTTTGTCAGTTTCAGCGGAGTCGTCACGTTCAAAAATGCGGCACAAATTAAAGAGTCTGCCCGTTTAGTTTCCGATGACCGACTGCTGATTGAAACGGATTGCCCTTTCTTGGCCCCTGTTCCTAAACGGGGAAAACGGAACGAGCCAGCCTTCGTCCGCCATGTGGCAGAATACCTTGCTGAATTGCGGGAAACATCATTAGAAACCCTTGCTCACCAGACTACGGCCAATGCCTGCCAGTTGTTTAACCTCCATTGA
- the rpsT gene encoding 30S ribosomal protein S20, whose translation MANIKSALKRIQTAERNRLRNKSYKSAVKTLSKKCLQAIEQYTAAPSAEAQVEAQKYLSETYSKIDKAVKRGVYHHNTAARKKARLAKEFKQATGQVAA comes from the coding sequence GTGGCTAATATTAAATCTGCGCTTAAGCGTATCCAAACTGCTGAACGGAATCGTCTCCGTAACAAGTCCTACAAATCTGCAGTCAAGACCCTTTCTAAAAAGTGTCTCCAAGCCATCGAACAATATACTGCAGCTCCTTCCGCGGAAGCTCAGGTAGAAGCGCAGAAGTACCTTTCTGAAACCTACAGCAAAATTGACAAGGCTGTGAAGCGCGGCGTCTATCACCACAACACCGCAGCCCGGAAAAAAGCACGTTTGGCCAAGGAGTTCAAGCAGGCAACTGGACAGGTAGCGGCTTAG